A single genomic interval of Centropristis striata isolate RG_2023a ecotype Rhode Island chromosome 8, C.striata_1.0, whole genome shotgun sequence harbors:
- the LOC131975957 gene encoding LOW QUALITY PROTEIN: tetraspanin-8-like (The sequence of the model RefSeq protein was modified relative to this genomic sequence to represent the inferred CDS: inserted 1 base in 1 codon) gives MTLKKVTKYLLFVFNLLFXMGGIILISCAVHVKSNKADYDLTDEALPAIHLLIFIGTMSMILGFLACCGAIRENRCLLTSFVLSLAAVFFLLQVMLLLVFLSRTVAARELLRNQMKPLNEKPEDFQKALQGAERREFCCGLFVGHLDWGNSTVVPDSCNCTDTSRDFIDMDGRQVYSTPCMTIFFKWWDHVSNSVMGTGFVFGFIILVGLVLAPILASLIAEEEENTTTIFYRRVRNVE, from the exons ATGACGCTCAAAAAGGTCACCAAATACCTTCTCTTCGTCTTcaacttgttgt ttatgggagGAATCATTCTCATCTCTTGTGCCGTACATGTGAAGAGCAACAAAGCAGACTACGACCTGACTGATGAAGCTCTCCCAGCCATACACCTCCTCATATTTATCGGCACCATGAGTATGATATTAGGCTTCCTGGCCTGCTGTGGAGCTATCCGAGAGAACCGCTGCCTGCTGACCTCGTTCGTCCTGAGCCTTGCCGCAGTGTTCTTCCTGCTGCAGGTCATGTTGTTGTTGGTATTCTTATCAAGAACGGTAGCTGCCCGGGAGCTGCTGAGGAATCAGATGAAGCCGCTGAATGAAAAGCCAGAAGACTTTCAGAAGGCTTTACAGGGTGCTGAAAGGAGAGAGTTCTGCTGTGGTCTCTTCGTTGGACACCTTGATTGGGGCAACTCCACGGTGGTGCCCGACTCTTGTAACTGCACGGACACCTCTAGGGACTTCATAGATATGGACGGACGCCAGGTATACTCAACGCCCTGCATGACCATATTCTTCAAGTGGTGGGACCATGTGTCAAACTCAGTGATGGGCACTGGGTTTGTATTTGGCTTCATAATCCTTGTGGGCTTGGTTTTGGCACCCATCCTGGCCAGTTTgattgcagaagaagaagagaacacTACTACTATTTTTTATAGGAGAGTCAGAAATGTTGAGTAA